From the genome of Myxococcales bacterium:
TAATCGCCTTCGCGAGGCGCGACCTCGACGGTCACCTTGGTGGGGCCAAAGCCACTATCGGTGTAGTGATCCCGTAGCCGAAGCGCATCGTTTTCGAGCTGTCGTAGCGAGGCGTAGCCGCCTCCGCCAAGACCGAGATGCCCGTACCACGGAAAGGGCTGAACACCCACGACGCCCTGAAGGCGCTCTGTCGAAAGCGCGCGATGGCCTTTGAAAGTCACCTGCTTGACGCGGATGCGGGGCCCCTCTTCGATGGTGAAGATCACGCGTTCGAGATCCTCGGGGCCTTTTTCCCTCCGCGCCGAGACCTTCACGAGCATGTTGCCGCGCTGCCGATAGAAACTGGCCAGCGCGCCTCGGCTCTCCGCCATCTCGTAGTCGTCGAAGACGCCTCGCTCGAAGAAGGTGAGCTGGTCTCGCAACTCCGCGTCGGCGCAGCAGTCATTGCCTTTGAACACCACCTGTACCTTTTTGAACGGCTCGATGAGGAGACGGAGGGGCACGTTGTCTCGGCCGGTGCGGGCGGCGGCCTCGGGATCGAAGTCAGGCAGAACACGGGCGGCCGGGTAGCCCATCGTGCGGTAGCGCTCCACGAGCTTCGCGGTGTCGAGCCGCAGCTGTGAGCGCGTAAACGGACTCTCGTCGAGCCACAGCAGATACCACTTGTAGTGCCGAAAGATCTCTTCGATTTCGTCCTTCGGCACCAAGTTGGGACCGTCGATGGTGATGGGTCCCACCGGGTAGTCTTTGCCCAGCTCGAGCCGCACGTAGAGGTTCACGGGTGAAGGCCGTCGGGGCGTGCTGTCGAGCTCTATCCTTGCCTTTGCGTCGAGGTATCCCTGCGACTTGAGATACGTCTCGATGCGATCGATCTCGTCGTGGAGCCAAGCCTCCCGCAAGGCGCCCTCGGGGGGAAGGGACTGCCCCGGGCGTAGGGACAGGCGGCGAATGATCTCGTCCTGGCGGAGGGGCCAGTTCCCCTTGACGAAGATGTTGCGCAGGCGATCGTAGGGCGTGAGCGTCAGACGTAGCCATACGGACCTGCCTGCCGGGCGCAGCTCGATCTCGACGCCGTAGCCGATGGCGCCGAGAGCCTTTTCGATGCGGGGGATCGTGCCCACGGGCGTGCCCACGGCGTCGTAGTCTCCCGAGACCACGAACGGACTGCCGAGCGGAGACCAGGCCTCGAGCAGCGCCTCGAGGTTGGCCTTTGGGTCGATGAGATCGCCTTCGATCTCGAAGCCCGCCACGGTCGCAGGCGGGGCGGCCGGCTCGGCCTCGGCGGGGGGCGCCTCGAGTGCCGGCGCTGCGTCTGCAGCGGGTTGGGCGCGCAGTCCGCCGGGCGCTGGCGTGAGCAGAGCCGCGAGACAGACTATGAAGGGCACACGAGGCACAGCGGGACGGGAGGCTACGGCAGGTCGAAGCGCACGGGCCACTCGACGAAGACTTCCATGTTCAACGAGCGGTTGGTTTCCGTGATCCCCTGTTGGGGCAACACCAAATACTCTGCGAACGTTCGGAAGGAAACAAAATCTGCCAGCCACACGCGGCCTTCGCCCCGGGCTTGCCGTTGCCCCTGGAAGCCTTGCAGGTAGTTGAGCTGCAGCCGCAGGTAGCGGCCCGCACGACCGAACACACGCACCTCGACGCCGTCCGGACCGATGGTGGGACGGAGCTGAAGCTTGTCTCCCGTGAGCAGACTGAGGGTGTCGCTGATGTAGGGCTGCAGAAGGTTGTCGACCAAGTCGCGTGTCACGTTGCCGGCCATCTGGAATCCGGTGTCGAGGTTGCGCCCCAAGTTGGGGCTGCTGGTGCCGAACCGAACGGAGGACGTCGAGGAGCGGCCCGAGAGCAGCAGGAGGAGGGTCTCGTTCTGATTGAGCCCCGTATCCGTCGTGGAGAAGGTGATCTCCGCTTGGCTCACGGGCCCCCGGATCCGCATGCGCACGTTGTGCTCGTTGCCGTCCGAGTCGGTGACCAAACTTTCTGCCTCGAGGTTGAGCTCGGGGGTGTTCTCGCCCAGGGTCTTCGTTCCCACGAAGACGATGGAGTTCGCCACAGGCACGAGGTCGAAGTAGCCGCGGGTGCCTGTCCCCGGAACCTTGAAGCGGCCGTCGGTGGGGAGGATGGCGCCGTCGAGGCGGGGATCGCCGGCGGTGCCGCCCACGTGCAGATCGACCACCGCGTAGATTTCGGGCGCCACGTTGTTCTGAATCAGGAAGGTGTCACCGATGGTGCGGACGCGCAGGTCGAGGCGCATGTCGTCGAGGAGGGGGTTGGGGGCTTGCCGGCCGTACGCCTCACCACGGAGTCGGCTCGAGATGGCCAGGTCGCGGATGGCCACGTCTTGCGAAAAGCGGCCGGTAACCACCCGAACGTCCCCCCGCAGCGTGAGTTGCTGTCTGAGATCGCCTTCGAGTTCGAGGTCGAAGCCGATGTCGTCCAGCGCGAAGACGCCGGGTGAGCGGTACGCCAAGCGCTCTCCCCGCACCGGCAGGCGCGCGTACTTCACCACGGGCTCGGGGAAGAGTTGCTGGAAGACGAGGCGTCCCGGTTCGGCCCCAGCGCCGCCAATCGTGATGACGCCTTGGTCGTCGATCGTGGCCCTGAGCTTGTCGATGCGGGCTTCGCGAGGGTTGACCGACAGCTCGGCGCTTTCCACGCGGATCAGCCGACCGAGGTCCCGCATGCGCAAGGAGACACCTTTGGTTTCGACCTTGGCGTCGAAGTCGGGCTCGGTCGGTGTGCCGCCTATGCGCCCCCGGAGCTTCAACTGCCCCTCGGCCTCCGTGATGGCCTTGGGTGCAAGGAGGGGCAGGATCTTGGCATCCAGGGTGCCGTCGGCTCCGATGCCGTAGCGGGTGACTTGGTATTTATCGTCGAAGGCGGCGCGACCCTGCAAGAGCAGGTGTGAGTCGCCCACTTCCACCACGAGCTTGTGGAGCTCGATGTCCCTGCGTCCCATCGTCACGCGACCCTGGGGCACGCGCACCGGGAGATCGAGCGTGGGCAGACGGATCTCCACCGGCAGCGCCACCGTCACACTCCCCTGGACCTCCGGCCGGTTCAGGGCCCCCGTCGCCCGGAGCGCCAAGGTAATGTTGCCCTCGGATCGCTGGACATGAGGTTGCAGCGCTGGGGCGAGCAGGGCCAAATCCAACTGGCCACGAACCACCACCTGATCGAGGCGTTCGCCCTCGAGGCGGCCGCTCAACTCGAGCACGCCCCCCGTGGTTTCGAGGCGTGTGGGCGCGAGCTCGATGCGATCGCCGCGCACCCGTGCCACGACGGGACCGTCGTTGCGGACCTCGAGGGGGGAGCCGCCTCCCAGCAGATCGTTGCGCGGGCGAGAGACCATCCGGAGCTGGTCGAGCCGGGCGTCGAGAGCCAGCGGCCGACCGGGAAGCAAGGCGATGTCCACCTGGCCGGAGACCCGGGCGTTGAACCCGACGCGCTCCGCGACTTCGGGCGCCAGCTCGTGAACGAGGAGGTCCTGGAACGCCAACTGGGCTGTCATGTGCGGTCCTGCACGAGCCAAGGCCACCTCGGCCTGGAGGTCGAAGCGGTCGAAGAGTCGTCCCGACACGCGGGTGCCCCCGCCCGGGCGGGGCGCAAGCGTGAGATGGGCGTCGCCAAGCGCGCGTCCGTCGAGAACGCCGCGGGTCAAGTCCACAACCCCGGAAACTTGCGGCGCTGCCGGCGAGCCCTTGATCTCGAGCTTTGCGTCGACCTTTCCCTCGAGCGCGGGCGCACTCTGTACGCCAGGAAGGTTGGCAAGCGGAAACCCGATGACGTGCACCGACCAGGCCATGGCTTGCCCCTTGTCCAGGCTCAAGCGACCCTCCAGCACCACGGCTCCGCCCACCTCCCGCTCGAGCCGGGTGGAACGCAACACCAGCTCGCGGGGACGTGCCATCACCTCGAAGCCACGGATCCGCCAGGTTTGCCCCAAGATCTCGAGCGTGGTGTCGGGGGGCAACTTCAACGAGCCCGTGAGCGCATCGGCGGGCCCCTTGGCCCAGCCTTCGAAGGAAAACTGGCCCGCCAGCTCGGGTGAAGCGAGGAGGGTGCCGAGATCCAGCCGGCGTCCCTGCACCTTCACGTCGAGCACCGGCGCTTTCAGCAGGTTTTCGAGGGAACCCTGAAACAGCCGCGCCTCGCCCGAAAGCGCGACGTGGCCGCCGAAGAGACCCCCTTCGAGCGCATCCACCCGCGCCACCCCGTCCTCGAGGCGGAACTTGGCTTTGAGGTTCGGCACGGCGGTCGTTTCGTTCAGCGCCACGCCCTGCGCTGTTGCGTGCCCCGCGATCCGGGGATTGTCGAACGAACCATCGAGGCGCAGCTCGAGCTCGAGCGGAACGAGGAAGCTGCGGGGGCGGGTTCAAAAAAGCGAGCGCTTCGGGCAGGTCACGAGCTACGGCAGACACAGTCACGCCGAGAAGCTTTTTGGCCAGCTGCACACGCCCGCGCAGCTCGGCGCTGGCGCCGGGGACGGCGATGCGGAGATCTTGGGTCTCGATGCGTTCGGGGGATGCCAGCACCACGCCGTCCAAAGTGGCCGAGCGGGGCAGCCCCGCGGCCTGGTGGCGCTGGATGGATAGATTCTGGAGGTGCACGCGCCCTTCGCTGCGCGCAAGGTCGAACGCGGCCTTGACCCGTCCGTTCACGCGCGCCCCAACTTCGGCCGCCAGGGCCCGTGGCACGAGGGCGTCGTTCATCACGTGCGAAAGGCGGAGGTCGGCGGTGGCCTTGTTGCCCACCAAAGCGGCATCCAGGTTCACGCGGCCGCCTTCGGGCACCTTGAAATGCAAATCCTCGACCTTCACCGACAGGGGTTCGCCGGCGGAGAAGCGCAACGACAAGCCAAGGTTTTCTGCCCGGGCTCCCCGGTAGCCCACGTTGAGCCCAGCCACCTCGCCTGCGATCGCGATCCGTGTGAAGGGCTCCGTCAAGGCGAGTTTCACGGTGGCTTCGGGACCTGACACGCTCAAGCCTTCGATGGCGTGGCCTTTCACCACAGCTGAAAGCGCATCGCCCGCTTTGTCGAAGGCGGCGCTCAGGTCGATGCCTGGAGGGGCATCGTCGTAGATGTGGGTGAAAAATCCCTTGCCGCTCAAGACCGAACGGCCCGTCCGCCCCGCTTCGACCTCGATGAAAATGTCGTTGGGCCACGCGCGTGTCGTGGCGACCCTCGCCACCTTCACGTCGTCGAAGGGCAAGATCTCGTTTTCCAGAATGCGAAGGTACCCCCCCTTCCTGGCGTGAAGCCGCTGGGCGTCCCATCCCACGAAAGACCCGTCGATGATCAGGCTGGCGTCACCGTGTACGTCTTCCAGGCGCAAGCCCCAGGCACCAGGAAAGTCGAACTCGGCGGTGAGGCCCTCGAGTCTGGCGTTCACGATCTCGAGCACGAGCCCCGCGTCCATGGGGGGGCTGGCCTCCGGGGATGGTCTGGAGGCAGGTGCCTTCGCCGGAGGAGGGGCCGGGGGCATCAGGGCCGCGAGAAACCCAATGGCCGTTCCATCCTTCGTGTCCCCGAAGCGCCAGTGAGACCCAGGACCGATCACCACGTCCAAGAGCCGCACCTTTCCGCCGAGGGCGGATCTCAGGGGCAGGCGGGCATCGAGGCGGCTGACGGACAACACGCGTGTGCCGTCTGGGTCGTCGATCGTGACGTCCTCGAGCACGAAGGGGGTAGGGGCGTCTGTGATGACGTCCCACAGTGCACGCGCAGGCCACCGGATCGCGCCCACCTGGATCTTCCCCGGTAAGCCGAGACCGGCCACTGTCTTCGTCACCAGGGCTCCCAGACGTGGCCCCTGAAGCAAAAGCACTGCGGCGACCACAGCGCCCCCGAGCGCCAGCGCCATCGTGGCCGCTGCCCCCTTGAGGAACCGCCGGCGCTTTCGTTTTGGTGGGGAGGTGGAGCTTTCGGGCACGAACGGCAGAAGTATCGCTTGCCGGCGCCAGGAGACCAAGCCGGCCGGAACGCAGATGTGGACTCCTTGGGACGCAGATCTCCCGCGCCGCGGGAAAGGCGGCCCCACGAGGGTGCCCCGCGGAGGCGGCCTGGTAAAGTGCTCGGCTCGCCATGCAGGGCACCCTCTACATCGTCGACGCCTACAACTTTCTGTTTCGCGCCTTCCACGCCATGCCGCCGCTCACCAACAGCCGCGGTCAGCACACGGGCGCCATCTTTGGCTTGTGCCAGATGCTGCTCAGGATCGAACGCGAACACGAGCCTTCCCATCTCTGCGCCGTGTTCGACGCCCCCGGGAAGACCTTCCGTGACGATCTCTTCCCCGCCTACAAGGCCCATCGGCCCCCGATGCCCGCGGAGCTCTCCGAACAAATCGCATCGGTGCCTCAGGTGCTGGCGGCCTTCGGAATCTCCACGTTGACGGTCCCAGGCGTGGAGGCCGACGATGTCATCGCGACGGTCACGAAGCAGGCTTCGGCTCGAGGTCTAAAGGTGGTCATCTGCTCGTCGGACAAGGATCTCATGCAGCTTCTGGACGAGTCGGTCTCTCTGCTCGACACCATGAAAAACAAGCTGCTCGGGCCTTCCGACGTCGAGCAAAAGTGGGGTGTGCCCCCGGCGAAGGTGGGCGATGTGCTCGCGCTCGTG
Proteins encoded in this window:
- a CDS encoding translocation/assembly module TamB domain-containing protein, with product MPNLKAKFRLEDGVARVDALEGGLFGGHVALSGEARLFQGSLENLLKAPVLDVKVQGRRLDLGTLLASPELAGQFSFEGWAKGPADALTGSLKLPPDTTLEILGQTWRIRGFEVMARPRELVLRSTRLEREVGGAVVLEGRLSLDKGQAMAWSVHVIGFPLANLPGVQSAPALEGKVDAKLEIKGSPAAPQVSGVVDLTRGVLDGRALGDAHLTLAPRPGGGTRVSGRLFDRFDLQAEVALARAGPHMTAQLAFQDLLVHELAPEVAERVGFNARVSGQVDIALLPGRPLALDARLDQLRMVSRPRNDLLGGGSPLEVRNDGPVVARVRGDRIELAPTRLETTGGVLELSGRLEGERLDQVVVRGQLDLALLAPALQPHVQRSEGNITLALRATGALNRPEVQGSVTVALPVEIRLPTLDLPVRVPQGRVTMGRRDIELHKLVVEVGDSHLLLQGRAAFDDKYQVTRYGIGADGTLDAKILPLLAPKAITEAEGQLKLRGRIGGTPTEPDFDAKVETKGVSLRMRDLGRLIRVESAELSVNPREARIDKLRATIDDQGVITIGGAGAEPGRLVFQQLFPEPVVKYARLPVRGERLAYRSPGVFALDDIGFDLELEGDLRQQLTLRGDVRVVTGRFSQDVAIRDLAISSRLRGEAYGRQAPNPLLDDMRLDLRVRTIGDTFLIQNNVAPEIYAVVDLHVGGTAGDPRLDGAILPTDGRFKVPGTGTRGYFDLVPVANSIVFVGTKTLGENTPELNLEAESLVTDSDGNEHNVRMRIRGPVSQAEITFSTTDTGLNQNETLLLLLSGRSSTSSVRFGTSSPNLGRNLDTGFQMAGNVTRDLVDNLLQPYISDTLSLLTGDKLQLRPTIGPDGVEVRVFGRAGRYLRLQLNYLQGFQGQRQARGEGRVWLADFVSFRTFAEYLVLPQQGITETNRSLNMEVFVEWPVRFDLP